The following proteins come from a genomic window of Pseudomonas hygromyciniae:
- a CDS encoding ISL3 family transposase produces MRDINTFLPFWEGFSIVTIKPDGDDLQIDLTPNANRFPSCGVCQKPCSATHEYCKRVIRDLPILGHAVRLNVLLRRVGCRDCGKRMEAVSWLDRYARMTRRLAEAVIQACERLPTLHVAQMFGLHWDTVRLLERRALQAALSALPKAQPRRLVMDEFALFKGHRYASVVLDADTRRVLWIGEGRSRAAVRPFFEELGPEGCVRIEAVAMDMNTAFDLEVRQHCPKARVIYDLFHVVAKYGREVIDRVRVDEANRLRHDKPARKVIKQARWLLLRNPENLKKPEQQVHLHDLLAANQSLMTVYLMKAELKTLWSPSTAWDWRSAWKQWLRHAHESEIPALIQFAKRLKNYWRGVISRVRWPMHTGQLEGINNRIKVIKRMAYGYRDSEFFFMKIKSVFPGNP; encoded by the coding sequence ATGCGCGATATTAATACTTTCCTTCCCTTTTGGGAGGGCTTTTCTATCGTCACGATCAAGCCTGATGGTGACGACCTCCAGATCGATCTGACACCCAACGCCAACCGATTCCCGTCCTGTGGCGTGTGCCAGAAACCCTGTTCAGCCACGCATGAGTATTGCAAGCGAGTCATTCGCGATTTGCCCATTCTCGGTCACGCAGTTCGCCTGAACGTTTTGCTCCGGCGCGTTGGTTGTCGCGACTGTGGCAAACGCATGGAAGCTGTCAGTTGGTTGGATCGCTATGCCCGCATGACGCGGCGTCTGGCAGAGGCGGTCATTCAAGCCTGTGAGCGTCTTCCCACGCTACACGTGGCGCAGATGTTCGGACTGCATTGGGACACCGTTCGGTTGCTAGAGCGTCGAGCCTTGCAAGCGGCATTAAGTGCCCTGCCGAAGGCGCAACCGCGACGTCTGGTGATGGATGAGTTCGCGCTGTTCAAAGGTCATCGTTACGCGAGTGTGGTGCTGGATGCGGATACGCGGCGGGTGCTGTGGATCGGCGAAGGCCGCAGCCGGGCGGCGGTCAGACCCTTTTTCGAAGAACTGGGGCCAGAGGGTTGTGTTCGAATCGAAGCGGTGGCGATGGACATGAACACGGCCTTTGATCTGGAAGTTCGCCAACATTGTCCAAAAGCGCGAGTGATCTATGACCTGTTCCACGTGGTGGCCAAATATGGCCGAGAGGTGATTGATCGAGTCCGTGTCGATGAAGCTAACCGGCTACGTCATGACAAGCCCGCTCGAAAGGTCATCAAACAAGCGCGATGGCTGTTGCTACGCAACCCGGAGAACCTGAAAAAGCCGGAGCAGCAGGTTCACTTGCATGATTTGCTGGCGGCCAATCAATCGTTGATGACGGTCTACTTGATGAAGGCTGAACTCAAAACGCTGTGGTCGCCGAGTACTGCCTGGGACTGGAGATCGGCCTGGAAGCAATGGTTGCGTCACGCCCATGAAAGCGAGATACCTGCTCTGATCCAGTTCGCCAAAAGGCTGAAAAACTACTGGAGAGGCGTCATAAGCCGAGTTCGCTGGCCGATGCACACGGGGCAGTTGGAAGGAATAAACAACCGAATAAAGGTCATCAAGCGCATGGCGTACGGCTACCGGGACAGCGAATTCTTTTTCATGAAGATCAAGAGCGTCTTTCCCGGTAATCCGTGA